The genomic interval AGCATCTGCTATTCTAGCCATAGCAAAGTTTGAGATGTCCTCTTCTTTTATATTTATTTCTGCTGGACTTCCTGCTCCTTCAATTATAACTATATCATTTTTAGCTTCTATCTTTGAATAAGTTTCTTTCAATATAGGAATTAAATTCTTCTTATATTGATTGTATTCAACTCCTGACATATTACCTATAGATTTCCCACAAACTATTATTTGTATTTTATTCATACTTGAAGGTTTTAATAGTATTGGGTTCATTTCAACTTCAGGCTCTAATCCACTTGCCTCAGCCTGTACAACTTGTGCTCTTCCCATTTCCTTACCATCTTTTGTTATATATGAATTTAATGCCATATTTTGTGATTTAAAAGGAGAAACCTTATATTTATCTTTATAAAAAATTCTACATAGTGCAGTTACAAATAAACTCTTACCTGCTCCTGAAGATGTTCCTACAACCATTAAATTAGCTTTTTTCATTTTTTTCACCTCTTAAAACATTATATATAATACAGAGTAAAATAGTCAACTTTATTTTAATTTTATTTTCTAAAATAGAAAAACTCCTGATAATTTTATTAATCAAGAGTTTTATATATCCTTATAAATATATTTTGCTTCTATGTCCTATATCCAAAATTAAGATAACTATTTTATCATCTTGAATATCAGCTAATATCCTATAATCTCCTACTCTATAACGCCACAATCCTTTTAAATCACCTGTTAAGGCTTTACCTTTTATTCTAGGATTTTCTGTATCAATTAAATTTTTCTCTATCCAAGTTCTTATTAACTTTGAAGTTAAACTATCCAATTTCTTTATAGTATTCATAGCAGTTTTAGAATATTCCACATTATATTTCATATTTTAACTATTCTCCCCAAACTTCTTTATGTGAATAAGTCTTTAAAGTACTATTTTCTTTTTCTTTTAAATATTCTTTATAAATTTTTAAATCATATTCATCTTCAATATAATCAAGAACTACTTTTTTCATAAATTCAGACATAGTCATTCCTTTACTACTTGCATAATTTTGTATGATTGCTTTTTCTGTTTCATCTAATCTTAATGTTGCTGTTGTTCCCATATTTATCACCTCTTTGTTTAAACATTGTAACACATAATAATAAGATTTTCAACTTATTTTTAACTATATTTTTTTGTTCCCTACTTATATCATATTTGACAAAATTATTCTAAATATGATAACATCATAAAATAAAAATATTACTTAGAAAGGAAAATTATGAATTTTTTAGGACACTCATTGATTTCAATTGAGATTGATGAAAGCACAGATAAAAAGACTTTATATGGTAATTTTACAGGTGATTACTATAAAGGTTTAGTTGATAGAATAGAGCTTCCAGAAACTTTAAAAGAGGGTATTAGACTGCATAGAATAATTGATAAAGTTTCAGATAGAAAAGAAAACTATTTAAATGAATTATTAGTAGATAAATTTGGAATTTTTAAAGGGATAGTATCAGATATGTTTATTGACCATTTCTTATCAAAAAATTTCCATAAATTATTTAATAAAGATATTAAACTCATTGAAAAGAAAATATTGAATGCAATTGAAGAAAATAGAAATATTTTTCCAAAAGATTTCGAGAGAATGTTTAAATGGTTGAATGATAGAAATGTTATGTCAAATTACAAAGATATAGATTTCTTAGAAAGAGCTTTTGAAGGCTTAGCTAGAAATATAAGAAAAGGTGAAATTTTAAATTTAGCTACAACTGAGTTAAAAAAGAATTATAATCTATTTGAAGAAAAATCTATAAAAGAATTTTTCTATGTAAAAGATAAAAGTATAGAAGAATTCTTAACTTGTTATGGATTAATGAACCTATAACTTTCTACTATAAAAATAATCTAGAGATTATAAATCTCTAACTTACTTTTGATCTTAAAAGGGATAGTTGTAAACTACCCCTTACCTATATTAAGTATTTTCTATTTTAACATAGCATCCTTTAATATTTCAAATGACCATTTTATATGTTCTTCTAATAATTTTTTGACATTTTCTAAATTTTTACTTTTAACTTCTTTTAGGATATTTAAATGCTGAATTGTTGCCTCTTTTCCAGTATTTGATACCTTATAGGCTTTATATTGATATCTATGTATTTTAATTTCTAAAGTTTTTAAAATCTCTTTAACACATGTATTTTCACTAGCTAAATATAGTGTGTTATGAAATTTTGAATCTAACTCATATAAGTATTCATCATCTATTTGATTATTTAAATTATATGAAGTTAGAAGATTTTCTAATTCACATTCTAAATTAAATAAACTTTGAGAGTCTATTTTAAAAATTGCTGATTCTAATGCAACTTTTTCTAATGCTATTCTTACTTCGTATATTTCTGCTAAATCTTTTAATGAAAGTTCCTGAACAATTAAACCAACACCGTCAACACTTTTTAAATAACTTTCAGCCTCTAATCTTTTTATAGCTTCCCTTATAGGAGTTCTACTCATATTAAGAATTTTTGCTAAAGTATTTTCAGACAATGACAAACTATTATTAATTTCACCAGAAACAATTCCAGCTTTTATTGTATCATAAGCAATAGATGCTAAAGTTTTTCTTTTTATTTCTATTTTTTCAAACAATGTAAACACCTCTTTTTTTCTTTTCATTTAATTATAACACAATTTAAAGAAAACTTAAAAGAAACTATTGTATTAGTAATTAAATAAATTCATATTTAATTAACCAAGTCTATTGGTTTTTTATCATTCATCATATCTATTAAATTTTTTAAAGTTTTTAATTTCAAATCTTTAAAAGATTCCTCTGATATATATGAAATATGTGGTGTCACAATTATATTATCACAATGTAAAATAGCTTCATCTCCAGTAGGTGGTTCAGTTTTTATAACATCAAGCACAGCACCAGCTATTATTTTATTTTTTACTGCTTCAATCAAGTCATCTTCTTTTAATATTTTTCCTCTTGCTGTATTAATAATATAAGCTGTATTTTTCATTAGTTTAAAATCTTTCATAGAAAGTTTATCAATATTCTCATCGCACCCTTTTAAATTTATACTAATGTAATCAGCTTGTTTTAATCCCTCTTCCCAAGAAACTTTTTCAACATTATATTTTTTTATCTCAGCTTCTGATAAAAATTCATCATAAACCAAAACCTTTATTCCAAGAGAAGATACTCTTTTGGCAAGTATCTTACCAATAGTTCCAAAACCAATTATTAATAACTTTTGATTACTTAGTCTTTTTATATTTTCTTTAACAGCGGGTGCTCCCCAAAATTTACTATCTAAATTATTATAAAAATATTCTATTTTCTTGTTAAATAAATACATCGCTGCAATTATATAGTCTGCTAAATCTTCTGCACAATACCCTTGTACATTAGTAACTGAGATATTTTTATTTCTGGCAGCTTTTATATCTATTCTATCATAACCACCACCATAAATAGCAATTCCTTTACAATTTTCTAATTTGTCAATGGTAGTTTTTGGAATATCTGCATAAACTTGTGCTAAAATCCCATCAGCTTTATATCCAAATTTTTCCAAATCTTCTTTATAATTATAATTTGACATTTTTATTTCACAATCTAGAAAAGTTTTTTTTAAAATTTCAATTTCAGTTTCATAATCAGACCATTCTTCATCTATTATCCAAAACAATTTTTTCATTTTATAATCTCCTTTCAGTTCAGAAAAATTGTTGTTATAGGTTTAACATAAGTTACCAATAGTAAGACTATAATTAAACCAACTATTAATTTTAATATTTGTTTAGAAATTTGATCCATCCCAACTTTTGAAATAGCTGATGCGACAAATAAATCTATTCCATATGGTGGTGTACAAAAACCAATAGCTAAATTCATTGTTAACATTATTCCAAATGTAATAGGAGACATTCCAAAAGACACTGCTATTGGAAGTAAAATAGGAGTAAGTATTATAGTTGCAGGTATATTGTCAATAAACATTCCAACAACTAGTAAAAAAATATTAATCAATAGAAGAACTATGAATCCATTATTACTAATTGATAATATAAATGAAGCAATTTTAGCTGGTATTTGTTCCATTGTTAAAAGTGCAGCAAAAGCTGTAGATAGACCTACCATAAATGTTGTTGCTCCATTAACTACTATTGCATCTTTAAAAGCAACATATGCACCTTTAAAAGTTAATTCTTTATAGATAAAAACTCCAACTATAAAAGAATATACTACTGATATTACAGCTGCTTCAGTAGGTGTAAATTTTCCTGAATAAATTCCACCTAAGATAATAACTGGTGATAAAATTGCCCAAAATGCTTTTTTAAAACTCATAAAAATTTCTTTTAAAGAAGGTTTTCTATCAGTTCCTTTATATCCATTTTTCTTTGAAACAATATAACAAATAATTATCAAAGCTACTCCCATTAAAATACCTGGTAAAAAACCAGCTGTAAACAACTCTGTAATTGATGATCCTGATACAACTCCATAGATAACAAAAGGAACACTTGGTGGAATTATTACTCCTATTGTACCTGCCGCTGCAGTTAATGCGGCACTAAAGGATTTACTATATCCATGTTTCACCATTTCAGGTATCATAAAAGCACCAACAGCTGATACAGTAGCTACAGCTGAACCAGATATAGCTGCAAAAAACATGCACACAACTACTGTTACCATTCCTAAGCCACCTGTTATATGTCCTATTATACTTTCAAAAAAATCTACAAGTCTTTTTGCTATTCCACCACTACTCATTAAATTTCCTGCTAACATAAAGAAAGGAATCGCTAATAAAGGAAATGAATCTACTCCTGCTACAGCATTTTGTGCTATCATTGTAATTGGTATACTGGAAAAACAAATCAAAGTAATTAATGTTGCTATTCCAATTGCATATCCTATAGGTACACTTAGCATAAGTAGAATAAAAAATATTAAGAATAACATAGCTACATCCATACATTTCTCACCTACTCTTTTCTCTTAATTAAATTTATTGTATCATTAATTAATCTAATTAAAACAATCAATGAACTTATAGGTAAACAAGAATAGATAAACACTAAAGGTATTCTCATTCCTGAAGACAATACATTTCTTGCTATCATAGATTTACACAATAAAATACCTGCATATAATAAGAAAGCACTAAAACTAATCCAAATAAAATTCACTAATACTTCTAATATTTTTTTATTTTTTATTTTTTTTAAAAAATTTATTAATATTTCAACTCTAATGTGTTGTTTATATTTTAATGCAATGCTTGTTCCTAACCAAGTTTGCCAAATAAAAATATATCTAGATAATTCTTCTGTCCAAGACAATGAGTAATTAAAAATTGTTCTCATAAGAATTTGAGAAAAAATTAGTAATACGTTGAAAACTAAAGTTCCTATTAATAAATACTCCTCAAATTTATCATATTTTTGAAGAATTTTTCTCATATTAGCCTCCCTCAATATAATAGTTATTTATTATATTCATCTGCAATTTTGAATAAATCATCTCCAAAATTTTTCTTATATTTATCATACATTGGTTGAAGGGCTTTTTTAAATTTTTCTTTTTCATCAGCAGTTAAAATATTAACTTTTAATTTTCCTTCAGTTCCCAATAATTCTATATATTTATTATTATCTTCAAGTTCCATTTTTCTTTGATTTTCTATATATTTTTTTGCTTTTTCTTGTAATATAGCTTTTTGTTCATCGCTTAAAGAATTAAATTTCTCTGCATTCATAATAAATGCAAGAAAATTATGGACATGTTCTGTAATACTTAAAAATTTTTGTACTTCATAAAATTTATTTGCATATATTAATGAAGGTGGATTCTCTTGTGCTTCAACAGCTCCTTGTTGTAAAGCAGTATATACTTCAGTAAAACTCATAGGAGTTGGATTAGCACCTAATGTTCTAAAGAAGTCGATAAAAACAGGGCTTTCCATTACTCTAACTTTTATTCCTTTTAAATCTTCTGGTTTCTTTATTTCTCTTACACTATTTGTTATACTTCTAGGTCCATTATATGTATAACCTAAGTTTACTAATCCAGATGATTTTAGAGCTTCATTAAAATATTCACCCATTTTTCCATCCATTGCATTAAATGCAGCTTCCGAAGATATAAAAAGATAAGGCATATCTAAAATTCCAAAATTATCAGTATATGATGTTAAAACAGATGTTGAAGGTAAAGCCATATCAATTGTTCCCATAGCAACAGATTCTGTCAATTGAACATCTCCTCCAAGAGCTCCATTTGGATATATTTCTATTTTTATACTTCCCTTAGAAGCTTCTTCTACTTCTTCCTTAAAGATTAGAAGAGCCCTATTAGTAGATCTTGTTTCAGGTTCAACATGTGCAACTTTTAAAACTACTTCTTTCTCTTCTTTTGCTTCATTATTTTCATTACTTTTTCCACAACCAAATAGCATAAAAACAAATAAAAATACTACTAATAAATTAATTTTTTTGAATTTCATATATCCTCCTTGAATTATAAGATTTCTATTTCTCCATTTGTTGCATCCAATCTTATTCTATCTCCATTTTTAATTATTTTATAAAATTCTTCTTCAACCTTATCAACCATTGGTATTTCCATAATAATTGCACTTGCAACTAAAACAGTTTCAGGTCTTTGTATTATCATAGCTTTAGGAGCATTATTTTTCATTTTTAATTGATAAAGTCCATCTGCTTGTACAACTGAACTTCCTTTTCCACTTGGAAAAATTAATATTTTATTTGATATAATTTTATTTTCTAAATCATGTTCTGGCTCAATAACTTCTCCAGTTTCAGGTTTTATGAGATAAAACATTACATCATCTTTTGAAATGATAACTTCCCCTTCAATACAACCTTCTGAAATCTTATGACACTTAAAAATTTTTTCTTTCATTTTTACTTCACCTCTCCAGTCAATGCAGCTTCTATACATGTATCTAAATCTCTAATTACAAAATATATTCCTCTTCTTTGAGGATAATATGCACATTTTGGTGATTCTGTAACTCCAATTTTTCCTTTTAAATGATGCCAACATGGTTGATCAGGACATGTATCTGGAATTATTGAGCCTCCTGCTTTTTCTATAATATCATTAAGTCCCATTCTTATAGCCATATCTCTTATATAACTAGATGTTAAAATATACATATCTTTTTTTAATTTTTTATCTTTAATTTTATCAGCTATATATTTTACCTCATCAAGTGTAAAATGAGGACATCCAAACATTACAAAATCTATTTTTCTATTTCCTTCAAGAGAAATTTCTTTTAAGACATCTTCGAAGTCATCATTTGTTATAATAACTTTTCTTTGAGCTTCCTTATTACCAAAAGCAGTTTCTAAATCTGGGGCTTCTGGAGTAACACCTAAAATATGATACATATCATATGCTCCAGATGTATTTAATTGTGCTCCTAAATTTCTTAAAGCTTCTTTAGAAATATGTTTAGGTAATCCAGTAAATACAGGAATACCATGTCCTATTTTTTTTCCACACATTCCTAACATATGATAGCAATAATCATTTTTCATATCTGCCTTTACTTCAACCAAAATATTTCCTTTTCTATTTTCATCAAATAATAATCCATACTCAGGAACATAACCTGTTATTGCAGCACATAAAGCACTATTAGCTCCTTCTCTATTTGTTCTTGCTCCCCACACTGCATTTGCATAAGGGGTTGCACTTGATTCAGAAAAAGCAATAATTTCACCAAAATTAGGTACATTTGTATCAATATATGGAGTACAATTATATGTTAATTGGGCACCAAGACCTTTATAAGCTTCTTCTGTTCTTCTCATCATTTTATAATCTTCTTCAAGCACAAGTCCTTTTTCTTTAAAATACGATAAACAGAATCCTGGATTAACTGTAGGAGTAACTCTACACTTTGCTCCAGCATTTAATAACTTTTCTGCAAACCACAGATCTGCATCTTGATTACTTAGTGCAACATGAGCTCTTGTTATAGGAACCATCCTTTCTGCTTCAAATGACTCCCCTATAGCTATCTGAATTTTCATTGCTATTGCTGCTCCTTCACCATATTTTCCATTCAATAAATCTTTTTGATCGTCTGTTAGTTTCATATAATTCACTTCCTATTGTTTTTATTAAGTACAATAAAATTAAAAAATAAATATTTATTTCTTTTTAAAGCTTGTATACATATAGTATACCTAATTTTTAAAATAGTCAATAGTATATTATATATATTTTTATAATAAGATTTATTAAAAAAATATATGTTTTAATTATTATACTTATCTTATAGAATCTTCAGTTATAACAAAAAATTCCTAAAGATAATTAACGTCAATAGTACTTTCATTTTTGGCTTTATAGTAAATGTTGTTAATAGAAAAAATTTCTATTGATATCATTTTTTTAATAAAAAAGTAAAGAGAACAGTATCTGGATATTCAAATTTTAGTAATTTTAAAAAGCAGGTATTAATCCAAGTAACTATTATTTAAATTAGTGCTTAATTTTTTAATGCAATAATGTGATTTAGTTCAAATAAAAAAAGAGAATTCTTAAGTTTTTAATTCTCAAAAATTCTCTTAATTCTATCAGGTCATAGTCTAAACTTTTTTATCAACACTATTTGACAAATAACCTCATTTTATAAACTATACTCTTTCAACAGTTGTGAAAGATTCAAATGCAAACTTATGTAAATCTACTGAATTTGCAACTTCTACTTTATGAATATTATTTTTTCTAAAAGCATACATATCTATTTTAGTCAATGCTTTAGGGAAAGTTATTGTTTCAAAAGCATTTTTATAGAAAGCTGATGCTCCTATATATTCTAAAGTTTCAGGAAGAGCTATTTCAGAAAGTTCATTCATAGCAAATGCACTTGGTTCTATTCTTTTTACTTTGCTTCCAAATTCAACTTTAGCTAATTTATTTCTATAGAATGCAAATCCTTCTATATTTACTAATGCTTCTGGCAATTTAACTTCTTTTAATTTACATACTCCAAAAGCATCATATCCAATACTTTCAACTGTATCAGGGATCACAACAGAAGTTAATCCTCTTCTGTAAAAAGCATTGTCAGCTATTTTTTTTAGAGGTAATCCATCAGGAGTTACTGCTGGTATTACTAAATCAGTTTGACCTCCAGTTTTTACTTTGTCTTTACCTTTTGCTGTCATACCTTTTAGTTCGTCACCTTTGAAAATAAAATCATCATATTCCCATATATTTTGATCCATTTTTTCCTCCTAGAATCTGCTTAATTGTACTAATTCGTTAAATGTTTCAAGTTGAGTTTTAACTTGTCCAAAGTCTACCATTTGTTGATCATATCCCATTTTAATTAATGGAACTTTAGCAGCATCAAATGCTTGTTTTAATGATGGATATTCCATTTCTTCAGTATCATTGAAGTTCATCATAAATAGTAGACAACCATCTGCATTATTTTCTTTAACTAAATCTAATACATATTTAGGTCTCTTGTATATATCTGGATCATAAAGAATAGGATCTTCATCCATACGAGCAAATTGGTCAGCAAGTGCTAACATTGGGTCAGCTATAGATAAGTCTATATCAACCTTTAATGCTCTTGATTCATGAGCTACATCATCTGCAACTACGCATACTTTATAGTTATCAAATACTTCTAGAAGTCCAGGGTTGTCTGTGATAACTCCACTTGTAACAACTCTTACTCCATCCCATTGTTCTTCAGGGATAGCTTCTAATTCTTGATTTAATTTTCTTAGTAAAGCTGTATGTTCATCCTTTAACATGAAGTATGAGCTTTTTAAAACATTAGATCTATCAGATGCTTTAATACTTTGTGGATGTTTAGCAGCTAATTTTATAAATCTTCTCTTTTCTTCTCTATTGTCATTATAAACTTTGAATGCATTTTTTAAATTTTCATCAGTAATTTTTACATCACAGATTTTTTCTAATTCTTCTTTAGCATTTCTGAAAATTCTTGCATTGTATTGTTTACCAAATTCTTCTTTTCTATGTTGTCCATGGTTTAAGAATACCATAGGTATCTTTCTTCCTGCACTTACTTTATAGTTTTGTGAAAATGGTCTTAATGTATCGTCAAGTGTAGTAATTATTGAAGCAGATAAACCATCTAATGTTCCATCTAAAGCCATTTCTAAACATCTTAAAGCTAATGAGTAATAGAAAGTAGGGAAATAATCCTTTGCTTTTTCAATAGGTCCTTGCCCTCCCCATACACCAAATGGAACCATTCCACCTGCATAAACTATTTCTTCAGGTGCATAATAAGGGAATATACCTACTGCTTTCTTTCCTTCAGCAAGATATTTGTCTAATTGCTTTCTAGGGTTTTCTGCATAGTACTTAAATTGTTCTAACAATTCCTTAATTTCAGCCATCTTTCCTTCTTCCTCCTAATATTAATGTTTTATTGTTTCTTTAGACCAGTCAGTTTCTTTAGTATTTTCAAAGTTTGTATAAACTTCTTCTCCATTTGCCAATCTTTCTTCTTTTCTTTCTTGCATTATTTCAACAAGCCCTTGTACTCTTGTATTATACTGTTCAGTTGAGAAGTTTCTTTCATCAGCTTGGTCTCCATCAAAGTGAACAACTGGAATTCCTAAGTCTTCTTTCCATCTTCTTTCTATTTCTGGCATTGCACCACTCCAAGGTTTACAACTACGGTTATAGTTTACAAGTGCTCCACTTATACCATTTTCTTTAGCCATAGTTTCTCTCCATTCAACTCCTGTTTCTATACATACAGAACAAGGTGCTTTACAATAAGCTGCTGCCATTTCTCTTATATTTTCATATCTGAATCCAAATGCTGGTGCATAAACAACTGCAGTTACATTTACTCCATTGTCTTTTAAAGGTTCAAATAATGGTTTTAATCCTGGCCAACAAGGAATTCCTTCAAATAGAATTCTGTGTTCTTCTGGATATTCCCAAGTTGAAGTTCCTTCTTTTATAGATTGTTCAAATTCTTCTGCTAGTAATTCAAATCCCATAGCTGCTTCTTCATCACATCTAGCAGCAACGATGTCTGCCATGTGATTAAATAAGTCAAATCCACTTAATGGAGATGGTTTATATCCCATATATTTACAAGATTTTAACCAAGCTGCTGCTGTTCTGTTAGCTCTTGCACAAGCATCTTCAAATTTCTTTTCATCAAATTTCTTTCCAGTTAATTCTTCTAATTGTTTAATAGCATGATTAAATTGTCCAATTAGATAATCAATTTTTTCTTCAGGTACATCTACAGTATTTGAGAAAGGTATATCTATCATTATTAATGGAATATTGTGCATTCTTGCTATATTTTCATACCATTTAGTCATCATGTTACAGATGTTGTTACAACATAGTAAGAAGTCTGGTTGTGGCATTCTTCTTGCATCTGTTGGTTCCCCTGCAGCATATGCTAAACTGATTCTAGCGTATCCACAAATATCATTGTCATATCCCATATCTTCTGCAGCTTGACATAGTCTTAATCCATCTTTTTTAGCTGCTGCAGATGCAGCATGGTTTTCAGGATATACAACATTTAAGTCAAAAGCTTTAGCCAATTCGATTGGAAACTTAGATGAACTCCATCCAACTAATTCTCCTCTCTTTTTTGCTTCCCATGCATTTGCATAAACTTTATCAACCACACCTCTTAAGATAGCAGCAGCAGGTTTATGCCCTTCTATCGGTCTTGGTGTTTTATTAGGTAATTTTTCCATTTTTCCCATTTCATTTCCTCCTATTCATTTCTAAGTACATTTTATTTGTCTATAATAATTTATAGAAAATAGGTAAGTTACATTTCTGTAACAAACTATTTTCTATGAAGTTAATACCAAAGTTTAAATTTTATTGATGAGTCATTGTATATTTTTGGTAAGCAAACAATGCAGCACCTATTGCCCCATTTAATTGACAATATTCATTAGTATGAAGCTTGAAGCCTAGATTTCTTTCCAAAGCTCTAACCATACCTTTATTAAGTGCAACTCCACCAGTCATAACAACATCATCTTTTATTCCAATTCTCTTTGCCAAACTACCGACACGACTAGCTATAGCCGTGTGGATTCCTTTTACTATATCTTCAATTTTTGTTCCTTTAGCAAGTTGTGATATTACTTCAGATTCTGCAAATACAGTACAAGTTGAACTTATTGCT from Fusobacterium pseudoperiodonticum carries:
- a CDS encoding type II toxin-antitoxin system RelE family toxin; the encoded protein is MKYNVEYSKTAMNTIKKLDSLTSKLIRTWIEKNLIDTENPRIKGKALTGDLKGLWRYRVGDYRILADIQDDKIVILILDIGHRSKIYL
- the relB gene encoding type II toxin-antitoxin system RelB family antitoxin, with protein sequence MGTTATLRLDETEKAIIQNYASSKGMTMSEFMKKVVLDYIEDEYDLKIYKEYLKEKENSTLKTYSHKEVWGE
- a CDS encoding ACP phosphodiesterase, encoding MNFLGHSLISIEIDESTDKKTLYGNFTGDYYKGLVDRIELPETLKEGIRLHRIIDKVSDRKENYLNELLVDKFGIFKGIVSDMFIDHFLSKNFHKLFNKDIKLIEKKILNAIEENRNIFPKDFERMFKWLNDRNVMSNYKDIDFLERAFEGLARNIRKGEILNLATTELKKNYNLFEEKSIKEFFYVKDKSIEEFLTCYGLMNL
- a CDS encoding GntR family transcriptional regulator, with the protein product MFEKIEIKRKTLASIAYDTIKAGIVSGEINNSLSLSENTLAKILNMSRTPIREAIKRLEAESYLKSVDGVGLIVQELSLKDLAEIYEVRIALEKVALESAIFKIDSQSLFNLECELENLLTSYNLNNQIDDEYLYELDSKFHNTLYLASENTCVKEILKTLEIKIHRYQYKAYKVSNTGKEATIQHLNILKEVKSKNLENVKKLLEEHIKWSFEILKDAMLK
- a CDS encoding NAD(P)-dependent oxidoreductase, whose product is MKKLFWIIDEEWSDYETEIEILKKTFLDCEIKMSNYNYKEDLEKFGYKADGILAQVYADIPKTTIDKLENCKGIAIYGGGYDRIDIKAARNKNISVTNVQGYCAEDLADYIIAAMYLFNKKIEYFYNNLDSKFWGAPAVKENIKRLSNQKLLIIGFGTIGKILAKRVSSLGIKVLVYDEFLSEAEIKKYNVEKVSWEEGLKQADYISINLKGCDENIDKLSMKDFKLMKNTAYIINTARGKILKEDDLIEAVKNKIIAGAVLDVIKTEPPTGDEAILHCDNIIVTPHISYISEESFKDLKLKTLKNLIDMMNDKKPIDLVN
- a CDS encoding TRAP transporter large permease: MDVAMLFLIFFILLMLSVPIGYAIGIATLITLICFSSIPITMIAQNAVAGVDSFPLLAIPFFMLAGNLMSSGGIAKRLVDFFESIIGHITGGLGMVTVVVCMFFAAISGSAVATVSAVGAFMIPEMVKHGYSKSFSAALTAAAGTIGVIIPPSVPFVIYGVVSGSSITELFTAGFLPGILMGVALIIICYIVSKKNGYKGTDRKPSLKEIFMSFKKAFWAILSPVIILGGIYSGKFTPTEAAVISVVYSFIVGVFIYKELTFKGAYVAFKDAIVVNGATTFMVGLSTAFAALLTMEQIPAKIASFILSISNNGFIVLLLINIFLLVVGMFIDNIPATIILTPILLPIAVSFGMSPITFGIMLTMNLAIGFCTPPYGIDLFVASAISKVGMDQISKQILKLIVGLIIVLLLVTYVKPITTIFLN
- a CDS encoding TRAP transporter small permease is translated as MRKILQKYDKFEEYLLIGTLVFNVLLIFSQILMRTIFNYSLSWTEELSRYIFIWQTWLGTSIALKYKQHIRVEILINFLKKIKNKKILEVLVNFIWISFSAFLLYAGILLCKSMIARNVLSSGMRIPLVFIYSCLPISSLIVLIRLINDTINLIKRKE
- a CDS encoding TRAP transporter substrate-binding protein; protein product: MKFKKINLLVVFLFVFMLFGCGKSNENNEAKEEKEVVLKVAHVEPETRSTNRALLIFKEEVEEASKGSIKIEIYPNGALGGDVQLTESVAMGTIDMALPSTSVLTSYTDNFGILDMPYLFISSEAAFNAMDGKMGEYFNEALKSSGLVNLGYTYNGPRSITNSVREIKKPEDLKGIKVRVMESPVFIDFFRTLGANPTPMSFTEVYTALQQGAVEAQENPPSLIYANKFYEVQKFLSITEHVHNFLAFIMNAEKFNSLSDEQKAILQEKAKKYIENQRKMELEDNNKYIELLGTEGKLKVNILTADEKEKFKKALQPMYDKYKKNFGDDLFKIADEYNK
- a CDS encoding aconitase X swivel domain-containing protein, which produces MKEKIFKCHKISEGCIEGEVIISKDDVMFYLIKPETGEVIEPEHDLENKIISNKILIFPSGKGSSVVQADGLYQLKMKNNAPKAMIIQRPETVLVASAIIMEIPMVDKVEEEFYKIIKNGDRIRLDATNGEIEIL
- a CDS encoding aconitase X catalytic domain-containing protein: MKLTDDQKDLLNGKYGEGAAIAMKIQIAIGESFEAERMVPITRAHVALSNQDADLWFAEKLLNAGAKCRVTPTVNPGFCLSYFKEKGLVLEEDYKMMRRTEEAYKGLGAQLTYNCTPYIDTNVPNFGEIIAFSESSATPYANAVWGARTNREGANSALCAAITGYVPEYGLLFDENRKGNILVEVKADMKNDYCYHMLGMCGKKIGHGIPVFTGLPKHISKEALRNLGAQLNTSGAYDMYHILGVTPEAPDLETAFGNKEAQRKVIITNDDFEDVLKEISLEGNRKIDFVMFGCPHFTLDEVKYIADKIKDKKLKKDMYILTSSYIRDMAIRMGLNDIIEKAGGSIIPDTCPDQPCWHHLKGKIGVTESPKCAYYPQRRGIYFVIRDLDTCIEAALTGEVK
- a CDS encoding leucine-rich repeat domain-containing protein, whose translation is MDQNIWEYDDFIFKGDELKGMTAKGKDKVKTGGQTDLVIPAVTPDGLPLKKIADNAFYRRGLTSVVIPDTVESIGYDAFGVCKLKEVKLPEALVNIEGFAFYRNKLAKVEFGSKVKRIEPSAFAMNELSEIALPETLEYIGASAFYKNAFETITFPKALTKIDMYAFRKNNIHKVEVANSVDLHKFAFESFTTVERV
- a CDS encoding 2-hydroxyacyl-CoA dehydratase subunit D, with the translated sequence MAEIKELLEQFKYYAENPRKQLDKYLAEGKKAVGIFPYYAPEEIVYAGGMVPFGVWGGQGPIEKAKDYFPTFYYSLALRCLEMALDGTLDGLSASIITTLDDTLRPFSQNYKVSAGRKIPMVFLNHGQHRKEEFGKQYNARIFRNAKEELEKICDVKITDENLKNAFKVYNDNREEKRRFIKLAAKHPQSIKASDRSNVLKSSYFMLKDEHTALLRKLNQELEAIPEEQWDGVRVVTSGVITDNPGLLEVFDNYKVCVVADDVAHESRALKVDIDLSIADPMLALADQFARMDEDPILYDPDIYKRPKYVLDLVKENNADGCLLFMMNFNDTEEMEYPSLKQAFDAAKVPLIKMGYDQQMVDFGQVKTQLETFNELVQLSRF